GAATTTCATTTCTTTTGAAGTCATGTTCCCGCAAACAGCTCCCAAGTTTGTTGAGTATGATGTAGACATCGTATATCATTTTTTTCCTATCAGTAAAAAATTTGATACTAGCAAGTTTCGAAttcaggtcactggtatcatcacccagcgtctttaccactgtactacagtaataccggcACATTTACATCTTGTTTATGGCCTTATCTGTACAAAACGGAACCACTACTATTCTCAAAAATCTTTACACCAATATGTGGTAACTTTTGGTTGCAACCAATTGGCTCTTATTCCAACTTCTAAAATTCTACTACAACAATAATTACTTGTCATTGGGAATTTTTATCTTTAACTTATTTTTTATCATGATGCGGACGATTTCATTGCATGTTTCCAACAATCTAGTAAAAACACCAAGACTGACTGCTTGGGCCATGTGAATTTCAGTTATTTAGTTTTTGTACTTAAATGGATTTGAGACCCTTATTCATCACGATCGATCCTTAATAATATTAAAATGATTTCCGTCTCTCTCTGGCATTATATATTGAAAGCTGTATATAATGAGACGAACACAAAATATTTCTTTGTATCAATAACAGAAGATTAGAAGAGTATTCATTTTTTCACCAAAATGATGTACAACGATGATGAGCCGATTCTGAAACAGAATACGCCAGGTAATATCTGTTACACATCTCTCGACTTATCAATTAATCATCTGATTGTTTCTATCTTCTTTTTCCTTGTACGCTTCTAAATTATCTGTTAGTAACGAAATTCAAGTGTTAACATTGTACCTAATGAAACTATTATCCGTGGGTTATTAATTTTGCAGAGGAAGAAGCAGATATTGAACTAGGTGATGGACAGGCAGAGGCAAGAATCATCAAAAAGCAGGAAGCGCCATTGGCGGAAAGCCCGTTTAAAGTGTTGCTGGAGGTCAACGGGGTAGGATCTGATGAGGGAAGATTAGGCGTGGATCTTGTGATCATCTTAGATACCGGCGATACCATGGAGGGATCCCCGATAAAAAAGACGAAACTTGCCATTCAGTTCTTGCTGCAGAAACTTAGCAATGCAGATCGTTTGTCTATCGTCACTTTCAACAAGGAAGCTGACAAATTGTGCCCATTGCGCCAGATAACTGAAAGTTCTCGCATGGAGATTGCAAATCAGGTTAATTCTTTAGAAGCCGACTCTAGCACAAACATTTCTGCTGGCCTCAAAATGGCCTTAAAAATACTCAATGACCGCACTTACACCAAAAGGCGTCTCGTTGCCATCATGCTTATATCTAATGGAATAGAAGATGATGAGAGTAATGCTGCCAATATTCCTGTTGGTAAGGTGCCCATACACACATTCGGTCTTGGTAGTGACTGCGATCAAGAGGTAATTTGAATTTTTTACGAATCCGTATGTTTGCTCTTAATGTGATGTCACATCGGCGTTTCATTCATCATGCCTGCTCTTCCGTGTAGGTGCTGAGTATCATAGCTAAGAAAAGCAACGGAGGAACGTTTGCATTGGTACCTGACTTGGTCCCTCTGAGTGCTGTGTTTTCCACATCTTTGGCTGGCCTTTTCCATGTGGTTGTGGAGGACCTAACTCTGGCTATCACACCAGAAAATGGTTCCAAAATCACTGAGGTACATACcgtaaattatcatcaacagacgAAGGGTGTAGAGACCGACCCTGTTACTGTTGCATTTGGGACATTCTTCAAAAGAGAGACTTGCAGGGTCCTTCTGAAACTTGTTATACCAAAGGTTGACAAGAGGTGTAACTCtaaaattttcaaaatacatTACAAGTACAGGTATGTAAATACAATTTCATTTACTCTTTTCAATAATATAAAATCTCAACAAAACCCCAAAAGTATGATTTTTACGTATGTATACGCAGGATTGGTGGGGAGGAAACATTTATGTCCGACGAAAGAATCATAAATGTGACCCGCGATGCTATCTCAGGGGAGGATGAGATTGAGGAGGTGCTAGCTGAGGAGAGACGTATCAGAAGTACTTACAACATACAGGGGAGTGGTTTTGCACTTGCCCTTGAGGCTTCTCATGAATCACAACGTTCCGTAGCTCTTCCAGCTGGTATTCCAAGTGGTTATGATACTCCTCTTATGGCCGAATACAAGGAACAAGCTAAATCTTATACCTTGGATCAGGAGAGTTATGAAGTGCCCACGCCAGAGGAGGATAAGGATGTGGCGTCACCCATACCAGAGGCACCCAAACAGGAGGGTTGGGGATTTGGTAGGCTAAAGAAGGTAGTTGATTTGGGCTACAACATTGCTGCTGATAAATTAAAAGAACACGACCCACGGGCTGGGTTTAGCGGAAAAAATAAAAGCTTTAATTTGTCGGGTCACCCAACGATCTGATCTGGTAGATTGCACTGGCACCTTATTCATGGACTTCAGTACTTTTTTAGCTCTCGCTCTCTATAATGTATTGGTAGTACATGCTGATCATGTACTTCATAATCATGTTTTTATGTTCTTATTTCTGTTGAATTGTTTTTATGCTTTCTCTCTTTCCCAAGTTGGTTTTAATGTTACACGAGAATAAATACTACAAGAGTTTGCGTTGTTGTGTAAAATTAATTAACGGATTGATCAATCATAATATCCAATTCCCTTCAACAATCTTAGTATTTGATACGGGATTAATTAATCATTGAACTGTAATTCACTATTCTCTTTACTGGAGGGAAATAATAGTTCGATCCACTGTTTCTTCTTGACTTTAAATTATTTAAGTAATACAATAATTTAAGTAATACATATTTCATTTAGAGACACAAAGAGGATGTGACAAGGTTTGGGAACCTTTTCCGGATGGATTTTTCGAGACACAAAGAGGATGTGACAAGGTTTGGGAACCTTTTCCGAATGGATTTTTCCTGGGGAATTTATATGGTGAATTGGATGCGGATGGGGCGAAACCCATTGAATCCAATTCTGCTGCTCACCAATAGTTAGAAGACTCACCAATTTGGTATTGAAGCCTTAGAGATAGAAGGCTCATTCTGTGCACCTTGTCTTTTAAAGATATCCCACTACACACAAAACACTAATTTATCGGTTTTACATGCTATACGGTAATTTATCTGGCTGTTGAGGTAAATTCCTGTTTTGACACAAATGTTGGTCACGAGTTAAAGGTAGTtaaaaccaccatttctgctgttaCAGAGATATTGTCACGGCTGTTTAAAATCGAATAATTTTAGTCTAATAGCTCTCTGATCAGCCTTATCTTGTCAGGTATGACGATCGGGTTTAGACACCATCATTGTTTTCTAAACTATACCTTATGCTCTGCCTAACGTTTACTTTCTATTGTTTTAAAATTTCACCGGTAGGAGGTGTATACTCTTTTTATTATTATACCCACAAGGATATGAATGAAATGTGGGTCCACATCCACTATTCATTTCTATATGTTCATATATGTCAGCATCTATTAGTATACGCTGTCATAGGCCGGTAGTAATATGCATTTTAATCAACTCTTATGGGTCATGCTTATGCAAGTTGAACAGTGGTAACAATAAATTCCCAGGTCAAACAATCATTCATGTCCACATCAATTACAAAAGGAAACATAAGGGACTGTCACATTGATGGCTAAGATCGATGATCATGTTAATAATATAGACTATTCTTCGGCGTTTACTTCCAAGTTCGGTGCATGTTCCGATGCTTTAAAAAGTAGTATATGAATTCAACTCGGACAATTCTACTGTCTAGACAGGTATGATCGATGTAGACACACCATCTAAATGGATATGATATATTAGAAGGCTTCATGGTTGTCTGCTGTTTACTTTGAAGCTTTCAAATCTGGCTAACACGCTATTGATGTACATCTATCATACATGAATGGATTGGTTTTATTAATGATTGAGTAAACAAAATGTATATTCAGTAAATTTGTATGAACTCGTTCTCTGCTCAGGCTTATGTAAGCCATGTCTTGTCGGATATCGTATTGGAGACACCGTCTATCATAAACGGAAAacgagtcatttgtccaaatatttttaaatcacggtttgaaatggacgggtaaaaactagtttgggtgaaatggccaaaaaaaagtagtaaataaatttaaaaaatagtaaggatgaaactggatacatcctgtttaaattaaatataagaaaaaatatttgaaaataggcacgatgaaattggttacatcctgtctatttttacatttttggtcatttaaacagtatcaaaatctaattgtccatttcacccaggaattcttgattttggtctttttaaccaattttgtgtatcatAAACTATGCCTCTATTTATATCTACggtttattttcaattgttttaagTTTCACGGtatagttgtttttttttggtcGAATACTTGTTAGACGTTTGGGAATATTAGTACTCACAAAACATGGATCCACTACTTGTCATTTGTCTTAGTTTCACGATCTGAACATAATAATACATTACATAAGATCTAATACATGTTCGCACCTGTTTGCACGTTATGATCATAAGTGAAGCAACAATTTACATTTGAGTGCCACGCCATATTTACAATGATGTGGATTTATAATTTTTACTATATACATGCATACGTGATGACAGCGTATATTATTACAAACCAATGTAGCATATATATGAAGTTTGGGACTTGATTTGAGCTCGAGTATTCTTCAAACTCAATGTGGGAATGTGCTTGGCCTCCTAACTCAAAACTCTCAAATTAACCCCAAATGTCCATCCTAGATTAGGTACTTCTCATGCTCCGTCTTAATTCTATCAACGGGTTCTTTCTTGGATAGATCTGGGTGAGACTTTATTGGAAATACAATCTACAGACTAgctatcgatcaaattttttttaaaaaaacgtAAGTTATTAGATCAGACAAAGTGTAAAAACTGTTATTTTAAGCTAAGACACTATAGACAGACGACAGGGTTTTCACAAAGGGTGATCTATTCACAGTCCTTTTTTAATATAGACTCAGTTTAGCCTTATCATAGGTATATAAGTGTATAACCAGATTAATTTTACAATTTCATGATCAATATATGGTGAAGCTAAACTTAGAGCTAAATATACCACACAGATTTTTTGCAACACCGACATCACGATCTACCGACATGAACTCATGTGACTAACTAGGTAGCATCAAAAAGTAAATTGTTGGATgtcaaacaaataaaataaaggtgATTTCTGTCCCTATGCCTCACTTTCTCTATGCTCTCAATGTCTTTATATACAGAAAGTTGTAAATGCTGAGATGAAATATGAAACAACTCCTTTGTGTCAAAACAAGACGATAAGAGTGTCTAGTTCTTTCACAAAAAATTATGCACAATGATGATGAGCCAATTCTATTTAGCCAGAATACCACAGGTTTCAGTAGTAGTTGTGTAAATATGTTTCTAAATTAGTGTTGTTTATCTGTTACGTTTCTCAGCTTATTAATCAAGCGATTATATATGGGATATTTCCTTCTTACGCCGGTAATGTAATTTGATCACTTCTAAGCATTGTGCCTAATCAAACTAATTTCCATGTCTTATTTCAGAGATAGAACCAGATCTTAAATTAGATGGATACATGGAGGCAAGAATCATCAACAAGCAGGAATCGCCAATGGAGGAAAGCCCGTTTGAGGTGCGGCTGAAGGTCCACGGAGCGGGATCCTCCGAGGGCAGATTACCTGTGGATCTTGTGACCATCTTAGATATCGGCGAAACCATGGAGGGATCCCCGATAAAAAAGGCGAAACTTGCCATTGGTTTCTTGCTCCAGAAACTTAGCCATGTCGATCGTATGTCTATCGTCACTTTCAACAAGGAAGCTAACAAGTTGTGCCCACTTCGCCAGATAACTGAAAGTTCTCGGATGGAGATTGCAAATCAGGTTAATGCTTTAGAAGCCGAGTCTAGCACAAACGTTGCTGCAGGCCTTAAAATGGCCTTAAAAATACTCGATGAACGCACCTATACCAGTGGGCGTCGTGCTGCTATTATCCTTATATCTAATGGTATAGAAGACTGTGAAAGTGATGCTGCCAATGTTTCTATTGGCAAGGTGCCGGTAAACACATTTGGACTTGGTAGTGACTgcgatgaagaggtagtttgaaTTTTACTAAACTGTATATTTCCTCTTAATAAAACTTCACGTAGGCATATTCTTTATCATGTCTGCTAATTCCCTGCAGATGCTCCGAGCTATCGCCGAGTCAAGTGACGAGGGAAATTTTGAATTGGTTCCAGACAGGGTCTCTTTGATTTCTATAGTTTCTAAATCTTTGGCTGGCCTACTTGGAATGGTTATGGAGGACCTAACTCTGACTTTGGCACCAGAAAATGGTTCAAAAATCACTGAGGTAGAGAGCAAAACCTATCATGAACAAACAAAGAGCAAAACCTATTGTGTGACAGAGAGACTTGCGAAGTCCTTCTGAAGCTTACTCTTCCAAAGGTGGACAAGAGGTGTAACACCAATATTCTCAAAATAACTTACAAGTTCAGGTACATAAACGCGGCAGATTTATTTTAGTCATAAAATTTATATAGAATCTATAAAATGAAACGATCGATATGCATGAATGTGAACAGGGGTAGTGGGGAGAAAACATTTAAGTCCGAAGAGAGAATCATACATGTTGACCGTGATGCTCTGTCAAAGGAAGCAGAGATTAAAGAGGTGCTAGCTGAAGGGAGACGTTTCATGGCTCTCCCATCTGGTATCCCGAGTGGGTATGACGCGCCCCACATTGCACTTAAGACTGTTCATGCATCGCAACGTGCCATAACTCTCCTAGCTGGTGTTTCGAGTGGTTTTATACAAGGAACAAGTTAAAGCTCATAGTTCGGATCCAAACAATTATGTAGTGCCCGCCGCAGAGGAAGATAAGAAAACCACAGCTCCTCCAACCGTAGAGGTTGATGAACTTATCTGTGATAAGAAGGCCACCATTTCACATGAATCACCGCCTTCCACAGCTCTCCCTACTAGAGTTTCGGGTGAGTGTGACACTCCCATCAGCAACGATCGCGAAGGTTATATAGATCCAGCGAAGGAGGATGATAAGAAAGCCACCACTTTTCGTGAAACACTATGTTCTGTAGCTCTTCCAACTGGTATTCCTAGTGGGAATGGCGCATCTCGCGTTTCCCTTGAGGTTGTTCATGCATCGCAACGTGCCACAGCTCTCCCAGCTGGTGTTTCGAGTGGTTTTGAAACCCCCCTTAAGGATGTGTACGAGGAACAAGCTAAAGCTCTTATTTCGGATCCCGACAACTATGTAGTGCCGCTGCAAAAAAAGATAAGAAAGCCACGGATCCTCCAACCGTAGAGGTAGATGGACctatccgtgataagaaaggcacCATTTCCCATGAAGCAACTGTGTCTCATGAATTACAACATTCCACAACTCCCCTAGCTGGTATTCTGAGTGGATATGATACTCCCATCAAGGGGGAACACATCAAACCAGCTGGGAATTTCAACAAGGATACCGAAGCACAAGATAACATTGCCACCTCTTCGGATGACTCGCAACGTTCCATAACTATCAAGGAGGAACACGAGAAACAAAATGAGACTTACAGCAAGGATCCCGAAGGGGATGGTCACACAGTACCCACAACGGAGAAAGATAAGAAAGCCACCACTTCAAAAGAATCACAACGTCCCACTGCTTTCCAAGATAGCATTCCGAGCGGGTATGACACCTCCAACATAGGGGAACACAAGAAACAAGCTGAGAGTCACAGACAGGATGTCGGGGGTTATTCATTGCAGACAATGAAGGAAGATAATAAAACCACTGATTCTCATAAATCACAACATTCTGAAGCACTCCCAGATGTTAGCGGAATGGAGGCGCCACCTATACATGAAGTTTTCAAACAAGAGGGTTGGGGATTTGGTAGATTAAAGCAAGTAGGTTATTTGGGCTACAACATTGTTAACAAACTAAAAAAACGAGACGCACGGGTAGATCCGGTAGATGTAACTACCATCATTGAGGAACATAAGAACCAAGCTGAGAATAACAACAAGGATTTCAGGGGCACTCCGAGTGGGTATCACATATCTTTCACGGCGAAACACAAGAAGCAAGCTGAAAGTGACAACAAATATCCCGAGGGTAATACAGTACCCACATCGGAGGAAGATAAGAATGCCATCGGTCTTCGTGAATCACATGGTCCTATAGCTTACCCAGACAGTTGGGGATTTGGTTGGCTAAAGAAGGTATTTGATTGGGGCTACAACATTGCTGCTGACAAAATGAAAAAACAGGAGCCACGTGTTGCGTTCACTGGAAACCCTATTCACCATAAGAAAGAAGCTGAGAATTACGAAAAGGATCTCGTAGGTTATCCAGTGCACAAAGAGGAGGAAGATAAGAAATCCACTGCTTCTCATGAATCACAATGTTCCACATCTATCTCATCAGCCATTATTCTAAGCGAGAATGGAATTCCCCCGACGGTGGATTACAATCAACAAGCTGTGATTTCTGACAGGAATCCCTCCAAAGAGGCCATAGCAGAGGCTCCCAAACGGGAAGGTTGGGGATTTGGTAGGTTGAAGCAGGTAGTTGATTTGGGCTACAGCAATATTGCTGACAAAATAAAAGAACACGATCCACGAGCTGAACTGGTAGTTGACATCGGCACCTTATTTATCTTGGACTTCAGT
This is a stretch of genomic DNA from Papaver somniferum cultivar HN1 chromosome 1, ASM357369v1, whole genome shotgun sequence. It encodes these proteins:
- the LOC113335553 gene encoding uncharacterized protein LOC113335553, which produces MHNDDEPILFSQNTTEIEPDLKLDGYMEARIINKQESPMEESPFEVRLKVHGAGSSEGRLPVDLVTILDIGETMEGSPIKKAKLAIGFLLQKLSHVDRMSIVTFNKEANKLCPLRQITESSRMEIANQVNALEAESSTNVAAGLKMALKILDERTYTSGRRAAIILISNGIEDCESDAANVSIGKVPVNTFGLGSDCDEEMLRAIAESSDEGNFELVPDRVSLISIVSKSLAGLLGMVMEDLTLTLAPENGSKITEVESKTYHEQTKSKTYCVTERLAKSF
- the LOC113335543 gene encoding E3 ubiquitin-protein ligase WAV3-like encodes the protein MMYNDDEPILKQNTPEEEADIELGDGQAEARIIKKQEAPLAESPFKVLLEVNGVGSDEGRLGVDLVIILDTGDTMEGSPIKKTKLAIQFLLQKLSNADRLSIVTFNKEADKLCPLRQITESSRMEIANQVNSLEADSSTNISAGLKMALKILNDRTYTKRRLVAIMLISNGIEDDESNAANIPVGKVPIHTFGLGSDCDQEVLSIIAKKSNGGTFALVPDLVPLSAVFSTSLAGLFHVVVEDLTLAITPENGSKITEVHTVNYHQQTKGVETDPVTVAFGTFFKRETCRVLLKLVIPKVDKRCNSKIFKIHYKYRIGGEETFMSDERIINVTRDAISGEDEIEEVLAEERRIRSTYNIQGSGFALALEASHESQRSVALPAGIPSGYDTPLMAEYKEQAKSYTLDQESYEVPTPEEDKDVASPIPEAPKQEGWGFGRLKKVVDLGYNIAADKLKEHDPRAGFSGKNKSFNLSGHPTI